A stretch of Onychomys torridus chromosome 2, mOncTor1.1, whole genome shotgun sequence DNA encodes these proteins:
- the Slc45a1 gene encoding proton-associated sugar transporter A — protein sequence MIPPAGSSPPGEALFPSVAPQDFWKSAISSYSGSVTRHISHRANNFKRHPKRRKYIRPSPPPPPNTPCPIELVDFGDLHPQRSFRELLFNGCILFGLEFSYAMETAYVTPVLLQMGLPDQLYSLVWFISPILGFLLQPLLGAWSDRCTSRFGRRRPFILVLAIGALLGLSLLLNGRDIGMALADTATNHKWGILLTVCGVVLMDFSADSADNPSHAYMMDVCGPVDQDRGLNIHALMAGLGGGFGYVVGGIHWDKTGFGRALGGQLRVIYIFTAITLSVTTVLTLISIPERPLRPLAEKRTSMKSPSLPLPPSPPVLVEEGAGDTLSTTTATSLYASFSRPISPPSPLTPKYGSFISRDNSLTGINEFASSFGTSNIDSVLIDCFTAGHDSYLALPSSVPRQAISVSFPRAPDGFYCQERGLLERREGALTFGSDGDVLRVGSLDTSKPRASGILKRPQTLALPDVAGGNGPETSRRRNVTFSQQVANILLNGVKYESELTGSSEQSEQPLSLRRLCSTIYNMPKALRNLCVNHFLGWLSFEGMLLFYTDFMGEVVFQGDPKAPHTSEAYQKYNSGVTMGCWGMCIYAFSAAFYSAILEKLEECLSVRTLYFIAYLAFGLGTGLATLSRNLYVVLSLCTTYGVLFSTLCTLPYSLLCDYYQSKKFAGSSADGTRRGMGMDISLLSCQYFLAQILVSLVLGPLTSAVGSANGVMYFSSLVSFLGCLYSSLCVTYEIPSGDMADEEHQPLLLNV from the exons ATGATCCCCCCAGCAGGCAGCAGCCCTCCGGGAGAGGCCCTCTTCCCCAGTGTGGCtcctcaggacttctggaagtcTGCCATCTCCAGCTACTCAGGGTCTGTGACGCGGCACATCAGTCACCGGGCCAACAACTTCAAACGCCACCCCAAGAGGAGGAAGTACATTCGACCCTCTCCGCCCCCACCTCCCAACACCCCGTGTCCCATTGAGCTGGTGGACTTTGGAGACTTGCACCCACAGAGGTCGTTTCGGGAGCTGCTATTCAACGGCTGCATTCTGTTTGGCCTCGAGTTCAGCTACGCCATGGAGACAGCGTATGTGACTCCGGTACTCCTGCAAATGGGCCTGCCTGACCAGCTCTACAGCCTAGTGTGGTTCATCAGCCCCATCCTCG GATTCCTGCTGCAGCCTCTGTTGGGCGCCTGGAGTGACCGATGTACCTCAAGGTTTGGAAGGAGACGTCCTTTCATTCTTGTCCTGGCGATAG ggGCGTTACTGGGCCTGTCACTCCTGCTCAATGGAAGGGACATTGGCATGGCCCTGGCTGACACAGCCACCAACCACAAGTGGGGCATCCTCCTGACCGTGTGCGGGGTGGTGCTGATGGACTTCAGTGCCGACTCAGCAGATAACCCCAGCCACGCCTACATGATGGACGTGTGTGGCCCAGTGGACCAGGACCGAGGCCTGAATATCCACGCCCTCATGGCAG GTCTTGGAGGAGGGTTCGGCTATGTGGTCGGTGGCATCCACTGGGACAAAACTggcttcgggagggccctgggaGGTCAGCTCCGTGTCATCTATATCTTCACGGCCATCACCCTGAGTGTCACGACTGTACTCACCCTGATTAGCATCCCTGAGAGGCCCCTGCGGCCCCTGGCTGAGAAAAGGACCTCTATGAAGAGCCCAAGCCTCCCGttgcccccctccccacctgtCCTGGTGGAGGAGGGAGCTGGCGATACCCTCTCCACAACTACAGCCACCAGCCTGTATGCCAGCTTCTCCAGACCCATCTCACCACCCAGCCCCCTCACCCCCAAGTATGGCAGCTTCATCAGCAGGGACAACTCCCTCACAGGCATCAATGAGTTCGCATCATCCTTTGGCACCTCCAACATAGACAGCGTCCTCATCGACTGCTTCACGGCAGGCCATGACAGTTACCTGGCTCTTCCCAGCAGTGTCCCCAGACAGGCCATCAGTGTCAGCTTTCCCCGGGCACCCGATGGCTTCTACTGCCAGGAGAGGGGGCtgctggagaggagagagggggccCTGACCTTTGGCTCGGATGGAGATGTGCTGAGGGTAGGCTCTCTGGACACCTCTAAACCACGGGCCTCAGGGATCCTGAAGAGGCCCCAGACCTTGGCTCTCCCAGATGTGGCTGGAGGAAATGGGCCTGAAACCAGCAGGAGAAGGAATGTGACTTTCAGTCAGCAG GTCGCAAACATCCTCCTGAATGGTGTGAAGTACGAGAGTGAGCTGACTGGCTCCAGTGAGCAGTCCGAACAGCCCCTGTCCCTGCGACGCCTCTGTTCCACCATCTACAACATGCCCAAGGCACTGCGAAATCTCTGCGTCAACCACTTTCTGG GGTGGCTCTCCTTTGAGGGCATGCTGCTCTTTTACACGGACTTCATGGGTGAGGTGGTGTTCCAGGGCGACCCGAAGGCACCGCACACGTCGGAAGCATACCAGAAGTACAACAGTGGTGTGACCATGGGCTGCTGGGGCATGTGCATCTACGCTTTCAGTGCCGCCTTCTACTCAG CTATCCTGGAGAAGCTGGAAGAGTGCCTGAGCGTCCGCACCCTCTACTTCATCGCCTACCTCGCCTTTGGCCTGGGCACTGGCTTGGCCACACTCTCCAGGAACCTGTACGTGGTCTTGTCCCTCTGCACCACCTATGGCGTCTTGTTCTCTACGCTCTGCACCCTGCCCTACTCCCTGCTCTGTGATTACTACCAGAGTAAGAAG TTCGCAGGGTCCAGTGCGGACGGCACACGGCGTGGCATGGGAATGGACATCTCGCTGCTTAGCTGCCAGTACTTTCTGGCTCAGATCCTTGTCTCTCTGGTCTTGGGGCCCCTGACCTCAGCTGTGGGCAGTGCCAACGGTGTAATGTACTTCTCCAGCCTCGTGTCCTTCTTGGGCTGCCTCTACTCCTCCCTGTGTGTCACCTATGAAATCCCCTCTGGCGACATGGCTGATGAGGAGCACCAGCCCCTCCTGTTGAATGTCTGA